A single Kryptolebias marmoratus isolate JLee-2015 linkage group LG7, ASM164957v2, whole genome shotgun sequence DNA region contains:
- the LOC108249957 gene encoding alpha-2 adrenergic receptor-like yields the protein MVSSNASGVMVHLNSSWSQDGVYSSAATAGIAALVSFLIAFTVVGNILVVIAVLTSRALKAPQNLFLVSLASADILVATLVMPFSLANELMGYWYFGKVWCGIYLALDVLFCTSSIVHLCAISLDRYWSVTQAVEYNLKRTPRRIKCIILIVWLISAFISSPPLLSVDGNDDASPRPECELNDDTWYILSSSTASFFAPCLIMVLVYIRIYQVAKTRTRSVSAKHPRPDGATQTENGLSKASSPFHGDTENGHCHSPPTPSQATATATMGQQTEEADLEESSSSEGKGHKAQRQDSQRARRPSQRKSSLSKQSRVSNKSMDLFASRKKRRRSSFARKKISQAREKRFTFVLAVVMGVFVVCWFPFFFSYCLYGVCGDPCRIPEPLFKFFFWIGYCNSSLNPAIYTIFNRDFRRAFQKILCKSWKKSF from the coding sequence ATGGTTTCCTCCAACGCCAGCGGGGTGATGGTGCACCTGAACTCCTCCTGGAGCCAGGACGGAGTGTACTCCTCTGCGGCCACCGCCGGCATCGCCGCTCTCGTGAGCTTTCTGATCGCCTTCACCGTGGTGGGCAACATCCTGGTGGTCATCGCCGTGTTGACCAGCAGGGCGCTGAAAGCCCCCCAGAACCTGTTCCTGGTGTCGCTGGCCTCGGCGGACATCCTGGTGGCCACCCTGGTGATGCCCTTCTCCCTGGCCAACGAGCTCATGGGTTACTGGTATTTTGGCAAAGTTTGGTGCGGCATTTATCTGGCTCTGGACGTTCTGTTCTGCACGTCGTCCATCGTGCACCTGTGCGCCATCAGCCTGGACCGCTACTGGTCCGTGACGCAGGCGGTGGAGTACAACCTGAAGCGGACCCCGAGGCGCATCAAGTGCATCATCCTCATCGTGTGGCTCATCTCCGCCTTCATCTCGTCCCCTCCGCTGCTGTCCGTGGACGGCAACGACGACGCGAGCCCGCGGCCTGAGTGCGAGCTGAACGACGACACCTGGTACATCCTCTCCTCCAGCACCGCGTCCTTCTTCGCGCCCTGCCTGATCATGGTCCTGGTCTACATCCGCATCTACCAGGTGGCCAAAACCCGAACCAGGAGCGTGTCGGCGAAGCATCCCAGGCCGGACGGCGCCACGCAAACCGAGAACGGGCTGAGCAAAGCCTCGTCTCCTTTCCACGGGGACACGGAGAACGGCCACTGCCACAGCCCGCCCACGCCCAGCCAGGCCACGGCCACGGCCACCATGGGCCAACAGACCGAAGAGGCCGACCTGGAGGAGAGCTCCTCCTCAGAGGGCAAAGGTCACAAAGCCCAGCGCCAGGACTCCCAGAGGGCCAGGAGGCCCAGCCAGAGAAAGAGCTCCCTGTCCAAACAGTCCAGGGTGAGCAACAAATCCATGGACCTGTTCGCCTCCAGGAAGAAGCGCCGCCGGAGCTCCTTTGCCCGGAAGAAGATCTCCCAGGCGAGGGAGAAGAGGTTTACCTTCGTCCTGGCTGTGGTGATGGGGGTGTTCGTTGTGTGCTGGTTCCCCTTTTTCTTCAGCTACTGTCTGTACGGGGTGTGCGGGGACCCCTGCAGGATCCCCGAGCCACTCTTTAAGTTCTTCTTTTGGATTGGATACTGCAACAGCTCCCTCAACCCGGCCATTTACACCATCTTCAACCGGGACTTCAGACGCGCCTTTCAGAAGATCCTCTGCAAGTCCTGGAAAAAGTCCTTCTAG